A single window of Rhodococcus jostii RHA1 DNA harbors:
- a CDS encoding methyltransferase, producing the protein MSDVNHRVRKQIMGYIVSQSISAVCELGVPDRLADGACLLGDLAASVGADADALGRFLRVLVAEGLFAEVGGGRFALTEAGELLRADAPGSLRHLVGLMSNEAYLVWGHAAHSIRTGKESFSTAFGNPYFEWLSENPSAADEFARGQAGLVELRLLPLLDHDWSDVGTVVDVGGGTGALITRLLDRHAHLRGVLFDLPHVVAEAPSTFGSAGIGERTTVVGGSFFDDVPGDGDVYVLSQILHDWDDASAGKILGSCRQAIPPGGRLMIVEQVLPESATTHPMALLDLHMLVLLGGRERTITEWRRLLTDHGFTLDSITQGPRSSVIEAVPV; encoded by the coding sequence ATGAGCGATGTCAACCACCGAGTGAGAAAGCAGATCATGGGATACATCGTGTCCCAATCTATTTCAGCCGTCTGCGAACTGGGTGTGCCCGACCGATTGGCGGACGGTGCGTGCTTGCTCGGCGATCTCGCGGCGAGCGTGGGCGCCGACGCCGACGCACTCGGTCGATTCCTGCGGGTCCTCGTCGCGGAAGGCTTGTTTGCGGAAGTCGGTGGAGGGCGATTTGCGTTGACGGAGGCCGGTGAGCTTCTGCGGGCAGACGCTCCGGGCTCGCTTCGTCACTTGGTCGGCTTGATGTCGAACGAGGCCTACCTCGTGTGGGGGCACGCAGCGCATTCGATCCGGACGGGGAAGGAGTCGTTTTCAACGGCGTTCGGAAACCCGTACTTCGAATGGTTGTCCGAGAATCCGTCGGCAGCCGATGAGTTCGCACGGGGCCAAGCAGGGCTGGTCGAGTTGCGTTTGCTGCCTTTGCTCGACCACGACTGGTCTGACGTGGGAACGGTCGTCGACGTCGGTGGCGGGACCGGCGCGCTGATCACCCGGTTGCTCGATCGGCACGCGCATCTACGCGGAGTTTTGTTCGATCTGCCTCATGTGGTCGCGGAAGCGCCGTCGACGTTTGGTTCGGCGGGCATCGGTGAACGAACGACAGTCGTGGGCGGAAGCTTCTTCGACGACGTCCCAGGCGATGGTGACGTGTACGTGCTGTCTCAGATTCTCCACGACTGGGATGACGCGTCCGCCGGCAAGATTCTCGGCAGTTGCCGGCAAGCGATCCCGCCAGGTGGACGATTGATGATTGTCGAGCAGGTCCTGCCGGAATCGGCGACAACCCACCCCATGGCTCTGCTGGATCTCCACATGCTGGTTCTCCTGGGAGGTCGCGAGCGCACGATCACCGAATGGCGCCGACTGTTGACCGACCACGGATTCACGCTGGATTCGATCACGCAAGGTCCCCGGTCATCCGTCATCGAAGCGGTTCCGGTGTGA
- a CDS encoding A/G-specific adenine glycosylase gives MAVDSAALINWYDVQARDLPWRRDGVTAWHILMSEIMLQQTPVVRVAPIWEEWVRRWPVPSRMAASSQADVLRAWGKLGYPRRALRLHECAGVLAAEHGDVVPSDVDTLLGLPGIGAYTARAVACFAYGQRVPVVDTNVRRVVARAVHGSAEPGNPSTTRDLADVSALLPRTRARAATFSAALMELGATVCTARSPECARCPLPSCAWVDAGRPAHTGERRKVQKFAGTDRQVRGKLMAVLRESSSPVERVRLDQVWPGDPGQRDRALHSLLIDGLVEQTDDGLFALAGEGS, from the coding sequence GTGGCCGTTGACTCCGCCGCGCTGATCAACTGGTACGACGTACAGGCCCGGGATTTGCCGTGGCGCCGCGACGGCGTCACCGCCTGGCACATCCTGATGAGCGAGATCATGCTGCAGCAGACGCCCGTCGTCCGAGTGGCCCCGATCTGGGAGGAATGGGTGCGGCGCTGGCCCGTCCCGTCCCGCATGGCCGCGTCGAGCCAGGCCGACGTACTGCGCGCATGGGGCAAGCTGGGCTACCCGCGTCGCGCGCTGAGGCTCCACGAGTGCGCCGGCGTGCTGGCCGCCGAACACGGCGACGTGGTTCCGAGCGACGTCGACACTCTCCTCGGCCTGCCGGGTATCGGTGCCTACACTGCGCGCGCCGTCGCCTGCTTCGCCTATGGACAGCGGGTCCCCGTCGTCGACACGAACGTCCGGCGAGTGGTGGCCAGGGCCGTGCACGGAAGCGCCGAGCCGGGAAATCCGTCGACGACGCGTGACCTCGCCGACGTGTCCGCGCTGCTCCCCCGCACCCGCGCGCGGGCCGCCACGTTCTCCGCGGCCCTGATGGAACTCGGGGCCACCGTGTGCACCGCACGCTCCCCCGAATGCGCCCGCTGCCCGCTCCCCAGCTGCGCCTGGGTGGATGCCGGACGTCCCGCGCACACCGGTGAGCGCCGGAAGGTCCAAAAATTCGCCGGAACCGACCGTCAGGTGCGCGGCAAGCTCATGGCCGTACTCCGTGAGAGCTCCTCCCCGGTCGAACGCGTGCGGCTCGACCAGGTGTGGCCGGGCGATCCGGGCCAACGCGACCGCGCCCTCCACTCCCTGCTGATCGACGGCCTCGTCGAACAGACCGACGACGGACTCTTCGCCCTCGCGGGCGAGGGCAGCTAG
- a CDS encoding carbonic anhydrase, translating into MPNSNPVSAWKALRQGNDRFVSGTSLHPSQGIADRAKLVGGQHPTAVLFGCGDSRVAAEIIFDQGLGDMFVVRTAGHVIDDAVLGSIEYAVGVLNVPLIVVLGHDSCGAVKATLDALDDGNVPPGFIRSIVERVAPSILMGRREGLSTVDELEGRHVVETGALLMQRSRIIAEKVESGACAIAGVTYKLSDGRTHLQGAVGDIGELTD; encoded by the coding sequence ATGCCTAATTCCAACCCCGTGTCCGCGTGGAAGGCCCTGCGTCAGGGTAACGACAGATTCGTGAGCGGTACCTCGCTCCATCCCAGCCAGGGCATCGCCGATCGCGCGAAGCTCGTCGGCGGCCAGCACCCCACGGCCGTCCTGTTCGGATGCGGAGACTCCCGCGTCGCCGCCGAGATCATCTTCGACCAGGGTCTGGGCGACATGTTCGTCGTCCGCACCGCCGGTCACGTGATCGACGACGCCGTGCTCGGGTCCATCGAGTATGCCGTCGGCGTGCTGAACGTGCCGCTTATCGTCGTGCTCGGTCACGACAGCTGCGGGGCCGTCAAGGCGACGCTCGACGCCCTCGACGACGGCAACGTGCCGCCCGGATTCATCCGCAGCATCGTGGAACGGGTCGCGCCGTCGATCCTCATGGGACGCCGCGAGGGCCTCAGCACCGTCGACGAACTCGAGGGCCGCCACGTGGTGGAGACCGGTGCCCTGCTCATGCAGCGGTCGCGCATCATCGCGGAGAAGGTGGAGAGCGGCGCGTGCGCCATCGCGGGTGTCACCTACAAGCTGTCCGACGGCCGCACCCACCTGCAGGGCGCTGTCGGTGACATCGGTGAGCTCACGGACTGA
- a CDS encoding asparaginase: protein MPKVAIVTTGGTIASMRDGQGVSRPVVAGPDLLGNAWTGTELRVVDVMSKDSSSITFADMDRVRDAVTAELRDPDLDAVVVLHGTDTMEETAFLVDLHHADPRPVVFTGAQRTFDHPESDAQTNLADAVAAGSDPALRGAGVLIAFGGALHPASGTRKVDTTSLDAFRSVHPAGVTPRRRLDPLPWHPISGTRVDIVAAYPGADRVQIDACRAAGAQGLVLDGLGSGNANPAIVEAVRDCASAGIPVVVTTRVPNGPTSATYGGGGGGHDLVSAGALFSTDLRAGQARILLAALLADPEHTDLDKEFDRRSRIDPAPRIS from the coding sequence GTGCCGAAAGTCGCCATCGTCACCACCGGAGGCACCATCGCCAGCATGCGGGACGGGCAGGGTGTCAGCAGGCCGGTGGTCGCAGGCCCGGACCTGCTGGGCAATGCGTGGACCGGGACGGAACTCCGTGTCGTCGACGTGATGTCGAAGGACAGTTCGAGCATCACGTTCGCCGATATGGACCGGGTGCGCGACGCCGTCACCGCGGAACTTCGCGATCCCGATCTCGACGCGGTAGTCGTGCTCCACGGAACCGACACCATGGAGGAGACGGCCTTCCTGGTCGACCTCCACCACGCCGACCCGCGGCCGGTGGTGTTCACGGGTGCGCAACGCACGTTCGACCACCCGGAATCCGATGCCCAGACCAATCTGGCCGACGCGGTCGCCGCGGGATCGGACCCCGCTCTGCGCGGAGCAGGTGTGCTCATCGCGTTCGGAGGCGCCCTGCACCCGGCGTCGGGTACGCGGAAGGTCGACACGACGTCACTCGACGCGTTCCGATCCGTCCACCCCGCCGGTGTCACCCCGCGGCGACGTCTCGATCCACTGCCGTGGCATCCGATCTCCGGAACCCGCGTCGACATCGTCGCCGCCTATCCGGGGGCCGACCGCGTCCAGATCGACGCGTGCCGGGCCGCCGGGGCCCAGGGGCTGGTGCTCGACGGGCTCGGATCCGGAAATGCGAACCCGGCGATCGTCGAGGCGGTGCGGGACTGCGCGTCCGCCGGGATCCCGGTCGTGGTCACCACCCGGGTGCCGAACGGCCCGACCTCCGCCACGTACGGCGGTGGGGGCGGCGGGCACGACCTCGTCTCGGCGGGTGCACTGTTCTCCACCGACCTCAGAGCAGGTCAGGCCCGCATCCTCCTCGCGGCGCTGCTCGCCGACCCCGAGCACACCGACCTCGACAAGGAATTCGATCGACGCTCACGCATCGACCCCGCACCGAGGATCAGCTGA
- a CDS encoding amino acid permease: MTIEKDDTSGADIFVEEDLGYRKALGPRQIQMIAIGGAIGTGLFMGAGGRLQQAGPALVLVYALCGFFAFLILRALGELVMHRPTSGSFVSYSREFFGEKMAFAAGWLYWMNWAMTAVVDVTAVALYMNFFKKYWAPLGNVDQWVFALAAVVLVLGLNLVSVKVFGELEFWFALIKVVALAAFLGFGIYFVLFGTPIEGHSSGFSMITDNGGLFPNGILPAVVVIQGVVFAYASIELVGTTAGETKNPQKVIPKAINTVIIRILVFYVGSVLLLSLLLPYTEYHAGESPFVTFFGSINVQGADAIMNLVVLTAALSSLNAGLYSTGRILHSMAMAGSAPSFAARMNKSGVPYGGIALTGFVILLGVGLNAVVPAQAFEIVLNLAALGIISAWAVIVLCQLKLWKFAKEGKLTRPGFRMFGAPYTGLLTLAFLGCVVILMAFDHPVGTWTVGSIAIIAPLLVIGWFGARNRIRSLASDRPTG, encoded by the coding sequence GTGACGATCGAGAAGGACGACACCTCCGGCGCAGACATCTTCGTCGAGGAAGACCTCGGCTACCGGAAAGCGCTCGGCCCCAGACAGATCCAGATGATCGCGATCGGCGGAGCGATCGGCACCGGCCTGTTCATGGGCGCGGGCGGGCGCCTCCAGCAAGCCGGCCCCGCACTCGTGCTCGTCTACGCCCTCTGCGGGTTCTTCGCATTCCTGATCCTGCGGGCCCTGGGCGAACTCGTGATGCACCGACCCACCTCCGGGTCGTTCGTGTCGTACTCGCGCGAATTCTTCGGCGAGAAGATGGCCTTCGCCGCAGGCTGGCTGTACTGGATGAACTGGGCGATGACGGCCGTCGTCGACGTCACCGCCGTCGCGCTGTACATGAACTTCTTCAAGAAGTACTGGGCACCGCTCGGGAACGTCGACCAATGGGTCTTCGCCCTCGCCGCGGTCGTACTGGTCCTCGGACTGAATCTCGTCTCCGTCAAAGTGTTCGGTGAACTGGAGTTCTGGTTCGCCCTCATCAAGGTCGTCGCCCTCGCCGCGTTCCTCGGCTTCGGCATCTACTTCGTACTGTTCGGAACGCCGATCGAAGGACATTCGTCGGGCTTCAGCATGATCACCGACAACGGCGGACTCTTCCCCAACGGAATCCTGCCCGCCGTCGTGGTGATCCAGGGCGTCGTCTTCGCCTACGCCTCGATCGAACTCGTGGGAACCACTGCGGGCGAGACGAAGAACCCACAGAAGGTCATCCCCAAGGCGATCAACACGGTCATCATCCGGATCCTGGTCTTCTACGTCGGGTCCGTCCTGCTGCTGTCGCTGCTGCTCCCCTACACCGAGTACCACGCCGGCGAGAGCCCGTTCGTCACGTTCTTCGGCTCCATCAACGTGCAGGGCGCCGACGCGATCATGAACCTCGTGGTGCTCACGGCCGCGCTCTCCTCACTCAATGCGGGCCTGTACTCCACCGGCCGAATACTGCACTCCATGGCCATGGCCGGATCGGCGCCCTCGTTCGCCGCCCGGATGAACAAATCCGGAGTGCCGTACGGCGGCATCGCCCTCACCGGATTCGTCATCCTGCTCGGCGTCGGACTCAACGCCGTCGTCCCCGCACAGGCGTTCGAGATCGTGCTGAACCTCGCCGCGCTCGGGATCATCAGCGCTTGGGCCGTGATCGTACTGTGCCAGCTGAAACTGTGGAAATTCGCCAAAGAAGGGAAACTCACCCGGCCCGGTTTCCGGATGTTCGGCGCCCCCTACACCGGGCTCCTGACGCTGGCCTTCCTCGGATGCGTCGTCATACTGATGGCGTTCGATCACCCCGTCGGAACCTGGACCGTCGGGTCCATCGCGATCATCGCCCCACTGTTGGTGATCGGCTGGTTCGGCGCGCGGAACCGCATCCGCAGCCTGGCCTCGGACCGCCCGACCGGATAG
- a CDS encoding aspartate ammonia-lyase, producing MLETRTEHDLLGDRQVPADSYWGIHTLRAVENFPITGRPISTNPYLIRGLAYVKWAAATANEKLGILDHRRADAIGQACREIVDGRWHEQFVVDVIQGGAGTSTNMNANEVIANRALEILGHGRGEYAELHPNEHVNLSQSTNDVYPTAVNIATIFAIDDLLDAMRVLQEAFATKAVEFTDTVKMGRTQLQDAVPMTLGQEFATYSVMIDEDRTRLDEAALLVHEINLGATAIGTGLNAPAGYAEAACDTLRELTGFPLVLATDLVEATQDVGQFVHLSGVLKRIAVKLSKVCNDLRLLSSGPRAGLNEINLPPVQAGSSIMPGKVNPVIPEVLNQVAYEVIGNDVTITMAAESGQLQLNAFEPIIVHSLSEGMRHLGAACRILADRCVLGITANTDLLRARVEDSIGLVTALNPYIGYTASTRIAQEALVSGRRVADLVIEAGLLDREELDRLLSPEHLANLRASGSPRQTPVAAAAEVVS from the coding sequence GTGCTCGAAACGCGAACAGAACACGATCTGCTCGGCGACCGCCAAGTGCCTGCGGATTCCTACTGGGGAATCCACACGCTGCGGGCCGTGGAGAACTTCCCCATCACCGGCCGGCCGATCTCCACCAACCCGTATCTGATCCGCGGGCTCGCCTACGTCAAATGGGCCGCGGCAACCGCCAACGAGAAACTCGGGATCCTCGACCACCGCCGGGCCGACGCCATCGGGCAGGCGTGCCGGGAGATCGTCGACGGCCGCTGGCACGAGCAGTTCGTCGTCGACGTCATCCAGGGCGGCGCCGGGACGTCGACGAACATGAACGCCAACGAGGTGATCGCCAACCGGGCACTCGAGATCCTCGGACACGGGCGCGGGGAGTACGCGGAGCTCCATCCCAACGAGCACGTGAACCTCAGCCAGTCGACCAACGACGTCTACCCCACCGCGGTCAACATCGCGACGATCTTCGCGATCGACGACCTGCTGGACGCGATGCGCGTCCTGCAGGAGGCCTTCGCGACCAAGGCGGTCGAGTTCACCGACACCGTGAAGATGGGGCGCACCCAACTCCAGGACGCGGTGCCGATGACACTCGGCCAGGAATTCGCCACCTACTCGGTGATGATCGACGAGGACCGCACCCGCCTCGACGAGGCCGCTCTCCTCGTCCACGAGATCAACCTCGGCGCCACCGCGATCGGCACGGGCCTGAACGCACCCGCCGGCTACGCCGAGGCAGCCTGCGACACGCTGCGGGAACTCACCGGATTCCCCCTCGTCCTGGCCACAGACCTGGTCGAGGCAACCCAGGACGTCGGTCAGTTCGTCCACCTCTCGGGCGTGCTCAAGCGGATCGCGGTCAAGTTGTCGAAGGTGTGCAACGACCTCCGCCTGCTGTCGTCGGGGCCGCGCGCGGGCCTGAACGAGATCAATCTCCCACCGGTACAGGCCGGTTCGTCGATCATGCCCGGCAAGGTCAATCCGGTGATCCCGGAAGTCCTCAACCAGGTGGCCTACGAGGTCATCGGCAACGACGTCACCATCACGATGGCCGCCGAATCCGGGCAGCTCCAGCTCAATGCGTTCGAGCCGATCATCGTGCACTCCCTGTCCGAGGGGATGCGCCACCTCGGCGCCGCCTGCCGGATCCTGGCGGACCGCTGCGTACTCGGCATCACGGCCAACACCGATCTGCTGCGTGCCCGGGTCGAGGACTCCATCGGACTCGTCACCGCGCTCAACCCGTACATCGGCTACACCGCCTCGACTCGGATCGCGCAGGAAGCGCTGGTCTCCGGCCGCAGGGTCGCCGACCTCGTGATCGAGGCGGGTCTGCTCGACCGCGAGGAACTCGACCGCCTCCTCAGCCCCGAGCACCTCGCCAACTTGAGAGCGTCCGGTTCGCCACGGCAGACACCCGTCGCCGCTGCCGCGGAGGTGGTCTCGTGA
- a CDS encoding FadR/GntR family transcriptional regulator, with the protein MNLSDSWAARRPVTARVSAAEAVLADLRDAITSGELSVGERLPSEASLAARHGVSRSVIREALRSCHALGLTETKSGLGTFVVSDSIARDLDFGNYAANELVEARPHVEIPAAGWAAQRHTAEDLAALRGLVDQMRDEDDPLVWVSLDAQFHAFIARTSRNRVFESVIVDIREALTRQSETLNLVAGRQQKSNDEHDRIVEGIASGSYDKAARAMAEHLDAVRVALESVVGEAGPDRRQ; encoded by the coding sequence ATGAACCTGTCAGACAGCTGGGCAGCCAGGCGTCCTGTCACGGCGCGGGTCAGCGCCGCGGAGGCGGTCCTCGCGGATCTTCGTGACGCGATCACGTCGGGTGAGCTGTCGGTCGGTGAACGACTTCCGTCGGAGGCATCCCTCGCGGCGCGGCACGGGGTCAGCCGGTCGGTGATCCGGGAGGCACTGCGGTCGTGCCATGCGCTCGGACTCACGGAGACGAAGTCGGGCCTCGGCACGTTCGTCGTCAGCGATTCGATCGCCCGAGACCTCGACTTCGGGAACTACGCGGCCAACGAACTCGTCGAGGCGCGCCCGCACGTGGAGATTCCCGCCGCCGGATGGGCGGCGCAGCGGCACACTGCGGAGGACCTGGCCGCCCTGCGCGGCCTGGTGGACCAGATGCGGGACGAGGACGATCCCCTCGTGTGGGTGTCCCTGGATGCGCAGTTCCATGCGTTCATCGCCCGGACGAGCCGGAACCGCGTGTTCGAATCCGTGATCGTCGACATCCGCGAGGCGCTCACCCGGCAGTCCGAAACGCTGAATCTCGTTGCGGGGCGGCAGCAGAAGTCGAACGACGAGCACGACCGGATCGTGGAGGGCATCGCCTCCGGAAGCTACGACAAGGCCGCCCGCGCCATGGCCGAACACCTGGACGCGGTCCGGGTCGCACTGGAATCCGTGGTCGGAGAAGCAGGCCCCGACCGCCGGCAGTAA
- the disA gene encoding DNA integrity scanning diadenylate cyclase DisA encodes MNDAESSSALRETIARLAPGTALRDGLERILRGRTGALIVLGYDEQMEEICDGGFELDVEFAPTRLRELSKMDGAVVLSTDGSRIVRANVQLVPDHKIPTVESGTRHRAAERTAMQTGYPVVSVSQSMSIVSVYVGGIRHVIDGSATILSRANQAVATLERYKARLDEVTRQLSVVEIEDFVTLRDALTVVQRLEMVRRVSVEIEQDVLELGTDGRQLALQLEELVGDNDVARELIVRDYLAGTGPAPAEDVAKSLSALDRITDADLLDLTTLARAFGYPGTIEALEAPMSPRGYRVLTRVPRLQFNQIHRLVGSFGTLQSLLAATAADLQSVEGIGGLWARHIREGLSRLAETSISGPYD; translated from the coding sequence ATGAACGATGCCGAGTCGTCGTCTGCGCTGCGCGAAACGATAGCCCGGCTGGCTCCCGGTACGGCACTTCGCGACGGCCTGGAGCGCATTCTGCGCGGTCGCACGGGCGCGCTGATCGTCCTCGGCTACGACGAGCAGATGGAAGAGATCTGCGACGGCGGCTTCGAGCTCGACGTCGAGTTCGCGCCGACCCGTCTGCGTGAGCTGTCGAAGATGGACGGCGCCGTGGTCCTGTCCACCGACGGGTCCCGCATCGTGCGCGCCAACGTCCAGCTGGTCCCCGACCACAAGATCCCGACCGTCGAGTCCGGCACGCGTCACCGCGCCGCCGAGCGGACGGCCATGCAGACCGGGTACCCCGTGGTGTCGGTCAGTCAGTCGATGAGCATCGTCAGCGTGTACGTCGGCGGCATCCGGCACGTCATCGACGGGTCCGCGACGATCCTGTCGCGTGCCAATCAGGCGGTGGCCACCCTCGAGCGGTACAAGGCACGGCTCGACGAGGTGACCCGTCAGCTGTCGGTGGTCGAGATCGAGGATTTCGTGACACTCCGCGACGCCCTGACCGTGGTGCAGCGCCTGGAGATGGTGCGCCGCGTGTCCGTCGAGATCGAGCAGGACGTCCTCGAACTCGGCACGGACGGGCGTCAGCTCGCACTGCAGCTCGAGGAACTCGTCGGCGACAACGACGTGGCGAGGGAACTCATCGTGCGCGACTACCTGGCCGGCACCGGCCCGGCACCGGCCGAGGATGTCGCGAAATCGCTCTCTGCGCTCGACCGGATCACGGACGCAGACCTTCTCGACCTCACGACGCTGGCCCGGGCGTTCGGCTATCCGGGCACCATCGAAGCGCTCGAGGCGCCGATGAGTCCTCGCGGCTACCGCGTCCTCACCCGCGTTCCCCGACTGCAGTTCAACCAGATTCACCGGCTCGTCGGCTCGTTCGGGACGCTGCAGTCGCTGCTCGCCGCGACCGCCGCCGACCTGCAGTCGGTGGAGGGAATCGGCGGGCTGTGGGCCCGGCACATCCGCGAGGGCCTGTCCCGGCTCGCCGAGACGTCGATCTCCGGCCCGTACGACTAG
- a CDS encoding PaaI family thioesterase produces the protein MSSTWTLPDDLTLPAPVGSFPAAGQPVPQHWSRCFGCGDQSPAGMSMSFTAGEGLDVWGRLEVAPRYQGGPGVIHGGILSTAFDEALGMVCRSIVDGPVVTGHLEIDFARPIPLGSVLEFHARIDGSVRRKVYASAEARIVEGPTADPDVVVATSRGLFLTVTAEHFEKTKDFVDGVPERPFGTSSI, from the coding sequence ATGAGTAGTACCTGGACTTTGCCCGACGACCTGACCCTGCCCGCACCGGTCGGCAGCTTCCCCGCCGCAGGTCAGCCCGTGCCGCAGCACTGGTCACGGTGCTTCGGGTGCGGCGACCAGTCGCCTGCCGGGATGTCGATGAGCTTCACGGCCGGGGAGGGGCTCGACGTGTGGGGCCGACTCGAGGTGGCACCCCGCTACCAGGGCGGTCCGGGAGTGATCCACGGGGGCATCCTCTCGACCGCGTTCGACGAGGCGCTGGGCATGGTGTGCCGATCGATCGTCGACGGTCCGGTGGTCACGGGTCATCTGGAGATCGACTTCGCCAGGCCCATCCCGCTGGGTTCCGTCCTCGAATTCCACGCACGCATCGACGGATCGGTCCGCCGCAAGGTGTATGCGAGCGCCGAGGCGCGCATCGTCGAGGGGCCGACGGCCGACCCCGACGTGGTGGTGGCGACGTCGCGGGGACTGTTTCTCACCGTCACCGCCGAGCACTTCGAGAAGACCAAGGATTTCGTGGACGGCGTGCCGGAGCGTCCGTTCGGCACGTCGTCGATCTGA
- the radA gene encoding DNA repair protein RadA — protein MAKLKTSFRCSSCQCTVPKWVGRCPECGSWGSMDEAPIVASVASRPGASLAKAGAGAVLPSTPATPITRIDSTSTRAKPTGIDELDRVLGGGVVPGSVVLLAGEPGVGKSTLLLEVVHQWARRGPDDRSLYVTGEESAGQVRLRADRTGAVHERVYLAAESDLATILGHVEQVRPTLLIVDSVQTMLAADVDGVVGGVTQVKAVTSALTSLAKASGVPVLLIGHVTKDGAVAGPRSLEHLVDVVLHFEGDKHSTLRMVRGVKNRFGAADEVGCFELREDGIAGISDPSGLFLHHRAEAVPGTAVTVMMDGKRPLLGEVQALVAATSMPAPRRAVSGLDSARVAMVLAVLDRRCGVPIAKNDVYAATVGGMRMTEPSADLALALAVASAVKDKPVPDGLVILGEVGLAGEVRRVPGVGRRLAEAHRLGFTRAIVPLDSGAAPKGMKVTEVGNLGAAIASLR, from the coding sequence GTGGCCAAACTCAAAACCAGCTTCCGCTGCTCGTCGTGCCAGTGCACGGTTCCCAAATGGGTCGGCCGGTGCCCCGAGTGCGGTAGCTGGGGATCGATGGACGAGGCCCCGATCGTCGCGTCCGTCGCGAGCCGCCCCGGCGCCTCGCTCGCGAAAGCCGGCGCCGGAGCGGTACTTCCGTCCACCCCCGCCACTCCGATCACGCGGATCGACAGCACGTCCACCCGCGCCAAGCCCACGGGCATCGACGAACTGGACCGTGTTCTCGGCGGCGGCGTGGTGCCCGGTTCCGTCGTTCTCCTCGCCGGCGAACCCGGCGTCGGCAAGTCCACCCTCCTCCTCGAGGTGGTCCACCAGTGGGCCCGCCGCGGCCCGGACGACCGTTCCCTCTACGTCACCGGTGAGGAATCCGCTGGGCAGGTGCGACTGCGCGCCGACCGCACCGGCGCCGTCCACGAGCGGGTCTACCTCGCCGCCGAATCCGACCTCGCGACCATCCTCGGCCACGTCGAGCAGGTGCGTCCCACCCTGCTGATCGTCGACTCGGTGCAGACCATGCTGGCCGCAGACGTCGACGGCGTGGTCGGCGGAGTCACCCAGGTGAAGGCAGTCACCAGCGCCCTCACCTCCCTCGCGAAGGCAAGCGGCGTGCCGGTGCTCCTCATCGGCCACGTCACCAAGGACGGTGCGGTCGCCGGACCACGGTCGCTCGAGCATCTCGTCGACGTGGTGCTGCACTTCGAGGGCGACAAGCACTCCACGCTGCGGATGGTGCGCGGCGTCAAGAACCGTTTCGGCGCCGCCGACGAGGTCGGTTGCTTCGAACTGCGGGAAGACGGCATCGCCGGCATCAGCGACCCGTCCGGACTGTTCCTCCACCACCGCGCCGAGGCCGTTCCCGGTACCGCCGTCACCGTCATGATGGACGGCAAACGGCCCCTCCTCGGCGAGGTGCAGGCGCTTGTGGCGGCCACGTCCATGCCCGCACCCCGGCGCGCCGTGAGCGGGCTCGACAGCGCCCGCGTGGCCATGGTCCTGGCCGTGCTCGACCGCCGGTGCGGGGTGCCGATCGCGAAGAACGACGTCTACGCGGCCACCGTCGGCGGAATGCGGATGACCGAACCGTCCGCCGATCTCGCGCTGGCCCTCGCCGTCGCGTCCGCGGTGAAGGACAAGCCGGTTCCGGACGGACTGGTGATCCTCGGCGAGGTGGGACTGGCCGGCGAGGTCCGCCGGGTACCCGGCGTCGGGCGCAGGCTCGCGGAGGCCCACCGCCTCGGATTCACCCGCGCCATCGTTCCCCTCGACTCCGGGGCGGCCCCGAAGGGCATGAAGGTCACCGAGGTCGGGAACCTGGGGGCAGCCATCGCGTCACTGCGGTGA
- the carD gene encoding RNA polymerase-binding transcription factor CarD translates to MIFKVGDTVVYPHHGAALIEAIETRTIKGEQKEYLVLKVAQGDLTVRVPADNAEYVGVRDVVGQEGLDKVFQVLRAPHTEEPTNWSRRYKANLEKLASGDVNKVAEVVRDLWRREQDRGLSAGEKRMLAKARQILVGELALAEGTDSDKAETILDEVLAAAS, encoded by the coding sequence ATGATTTTTAAGGTCGGAGACACCGTCGTATACCCCCATCACGGTGCGGCGCTGATCGAAGCAATTGAAACCCGCACCATCAAGGGTGAGCAGAAGGAATATCTCGTTCTCAAGGTTGCTCAGGGCGATCTCACCGTACGGGTTCCCGCAGACAACGCAGAGTACGTGGGCGTACGCGACGTCGTCGGCCAGGAAGGTCTCGACAAGGTCTTCCAGGTACTGCGGGCACCGCACACCGAAGAACCCACCAACTGGTCACGCCGCTACAAGGCGAATCTCGAAAAGCTCGCGTCAGGTGACGTCAACAAGGTTGCCGAGGTCGTTCGGGACCTGTGGCGTCGTGAGCAGGATCGCGGCCTGTCCGCAGGAGAGAAGCGCATGCTCGCGAAGGCGCGGCAGATTCTTGTCGGCGAGCTCGCACTGGCCGAAGGCACCGACAGCGACAAGGCCGAGACCATCCTCGACGAGGTCCTCGCGGCCGCGTCCTAG